From the genome of Alosa alosa isolate M-15738 ecotype Scorff River chromosome 18, AALO_Geno_1.1, whole genome shotgun sequence, one region includes:
- the rrp12 gene encoding LOW QUALITY PROTEIN: RRP12-like protein (The sequence of the model RefSeq protein was modified relative to this genomic sequence to represent the inferred CDS: inserted 1 base in 1 codon): protein MVKSGKLRSGTAQKLKRWKKGHSSDSNPETSRYRQAARSRFFSRPSEKSGLTVDALKLHDDLQGGAVELGEDGEDMDEAEQALSQRSGATFLSGVSDCSNLSFRKVQRYWESNSAAHKEICAVLAAVTDVIRTQGGKETETEYFAALMTTLEAVESSESLAAVAYLLNLVLKRVPVPVLKNRFSDTTKAFMDVMSSQANSDSSSALRWILSCLALMLKKQDVSVWSYPSTLQAYHGLLSFTVHSKPKVRKAAQQGVCSILRGSDFLFSDSRPAHHPAAVTTAKFCCKEIEQAGGSKEDTTTLHVLGLLKELLPCFPVGSTKSCCETLLRVMTLSHALVTAGAMQAFHKLLSSQPSSSPLSAELNAQIINALYDYLPSENDLQPLLAWLAVMEKAHTHLASLQSSLCLAHLPRFFSIAMSCLLSPHTKVVSTATQAMKTLLEECVSPHMSEVGPVLPGAASGNPSHIVKMFRCVEEGLSYRFHASWPFVLQVLGCFYRGAGKQAHAIMVKSLQSLCDLRSTPRFPFGGELDLAVGGAVESMGPELLLKAIPLLITGHQDDLEFPRSWLVPVIRDHLKNTQLAFFSSYFLPLANTLKRKAEELDQAGQKLESKVYQTLEQQIWTMLPGFCQRPTDVVGGFAGLARTLGSALNERPDLRLPICQALRTLIRSAETAEEKAELGRFSKNFLPILFNVFTQKPPESDSAPYRPAVLDTIRVYLTVTEPELVCSFLQKATEKLSGADSSEFTRLAVMDLVVAMAPCVDEATMTQTYELIKPYLESKEVGVQKKAYRVLEEMCGGGRPVAXFVINNLQQLQGALLSSLKTAASPAKRPRLKCLIHIMKQLKEEHKDFIITLLPEVIICTKEVSLGARKNAFSLLVEMGNAFTRFCGNQKDALEEFLSVVYVGLTGTVTMMTCTVLALSRLVFHYRDSIESSTLEQLLHNVCLLLTCRTRQILKVALGFLKVILYVLDVKTLAGHLTVMMEAIGNIKDDMRRHFRGSLKSIFTKLIRKFGFELVKDMLPAEHHKVLANIRKVEARSKRKREALKAEEEGSDSEADAPKARGDSIEDILADSDSDMSEEEGPKKKAVKKTVKKKGGAWLKEGLSDEPLNFLDPGASQRVLATNPEVKTRKAQHGFKVTSDGRLLIEDEEDKQKKSKAAEAGDLEDILEEAGIKSKKSQKRKANDDLDDDMEVESQSRYKAGGVGIHRPLGGRQESGADYRAKKGKGDVKKKGKVDPYAYIPLKKAQLNRRKKAKLQGQFKGMVRGAHKGALAAKRMKKNQKRA, encoded by the exons agaagAGTGGGCTGACGGTGGACGCTCTGAAGCTGCATGATGACCTGCAGGGCGGCGCTGTGGAGCTGGGGGAGGATGGCGAGGACATGGACGAGGCGGAGCAGGCTCTGTCCCAGCGCTCTGGCGCCACCTTCCTGAGCGGAGTGTCCGACTGCTCCAACCTCTCCTTCCGCAAGGTCCAGCGATACTGGGAGTCCAACTCGGCCGCACACAAGGAG atctgtGCAGTGTTGGCGGCGGTGACGGACGTGATTCGTACTCAGGGTGGGAAGGAGACAGAAACGGAGTACTTTGCTGCACTG atgACTACTCTTGAGGCTGTAGAATCCAGTGAGTCTCTAGCTGCAGTGGCCTACCTGCTAAACCTGGTGCTCAAgag GGTTCCCGTCCCAGTTCTAAAGAACCGGTTCTCTGATACAACCAAAGCCTTCATGGACGTGATGTCATCGCAGGCCAACAGTGACAGCAGCTCAGCACTGCGCTGG atcctGTCATGTCTGGCACTGATGCTGAAGAAGcaggatgtgagtgtgtggagttaCCCTTCCACCCTACAGGCCTACCACGGGCTACTCAGCTTCACTGTACACTCCAAACCCaag gtgCGTAAAGCAGCACAGCAAGGTGTGTGTTCCATCCTGAGAGGGAGTGACTTCCTGTTCTCAGACAGCCGCCCCGCCCACCACCCTGCTGCCGTGACAACCGCCAAATTCTGCTGTAAAGAGATCGAACAGGCAGGAG GCAGTAAAGAGGACACCACCACGCTGCATGTGCTGGGCCTTCTGAAGGAGCTGCTGCCCTGCTTCCCCGTCGGCTCCACCAAGAGCTGCTGTGAGACGCTGCTCCGCGTCATGACCCTCAGCCACgcg CTGGTCACTGCAGGAGCCATGCAGGCCTTCCACAAACTCCTCAGCTCCCAACCCAGCAGCTCCCCCCTGTCTGCTGAACTCAACGCACAGATCATCAAt gcactcTATGACTACCTGCCCAGTGAGAATGACCTGCAGCCTTTGCTTGCCTGGCTTGCAGTGATGgagaaggcacacacacatctggccaG tctgCAGAGCTCTCTGTGTCTGGCCCATCTCCCACGATTCTTCTCCATCGCTATGAGCTGTCTGCTGTCGCCACACACTAAGGTCGTCTCCACGGCAACACAGGCCATGAAG actctCCTAGAGGAGTGTGTGTCGCCCCACATGTCTGAAGTTGGACCAGTTCTGCCTGGTGCTGCATCAGGGAACCCATCACACATCGTCAAGATGTTccg gtgtgtggaggaggggctGTCTTACAGGTTCCATGCATCCTGGCCGTTTGTACTCCAGGTTCTCGGTTGCTTCTACAGGGGAGCTGGAAAACAAGCTCACGCCATCAtggtcaag aGTCTGCAGTCTCTGTGTGATCTGCGCTCCACTCCGCGGTTCCCGTTCGGTGGGGAGTTGGACTTGGCTGTAGGGGGCGCTGTGGAGAGCATGGGACCAGAACTGCTGCTGAAGGCTATACCCCTGCTCATCACCGGAcacca ggaCGACCTGGAGTTCCCTCGTAGCTGGCTGGTTCCGGTGATTCGGGATCACCTGAAGAACACCCAGCtggccttcttctcctcctacTTCCTGCCCCTGGCCAACACACTCAAacgcaaag ctgaGGAGCTGGATCAGGCTGGACAGAAGCTGGAGTCTAAAGTCTATCAGACTCTAGAGCAGCAG atcTGGACCATGCTGCCCGGGTTTTGCCAGCGGCCGACTGACGTGGTGGGCGGGTTCGCTGGTCTCGCCCGCACCCTTGGCTCCGCCCTCAACGAGCGCCCAGACCTCCGACTGCCCATCTGCCAGGCGCTACGCACACTCATACGGAGCGCAGAGACcg CTGAGGAGAAGGCGGAGCTCGGCCGCTTCTCCAAGAACTTCCTGCCCATCCTGTTCAACGTTTTTACCCAGAAGCCCCCAGAGTCGGACAGCGCTCCGTACAGACCAGCCGTGCTGGACACCATCAGAGTCTACCTGACCGTCACAGAGCCCGAg ctggtgTGTTCATTCCTGCAGAAGGCCACAGAGAAGCTGAGTGGTGCTGATAGTTCTGAGTTCACAcg TCTGGCTGTGATGGACCTGGTGGTTGCCATGGCACCCTGTGTCGATGAGGCTACTATGACCCAAACGTACGAACTCATCAAACCCTACCTGGAG agtaaGGAGGTGGGTGTTCAGAAGAAGGCCTACCGTGTACTGGAGGagatgtgtgggggggggaggccAGTCG GCTTTGTCATCAACAACCTGCAGCAACTACAGGGGGCGCTACTGAGCAGCCTCAAGACCGCAGCCTCCCCAGCCAAGagg ccgaGGTTAAAGTGTTTGATTCACATTATGAAGCAGCTGAAAGAAGAACACAAAGATTTCATCATCACGTTACTGCcagag gtaattATCTGTACTAAAGAGGTGTCTTTAGGCGCTCGTAAAAACGCTTTCAGCCTCCTGGTCGAGATGGGCAACGCCTTCACCCGTTTCTGTGGCAATCAGAAAG acgcACTGGAGGAGTTCCTGAGCGTGGTGTATGTGGGTCTAACTGGAACGGTCACCATGATGACCTGCACAGTACTCGCCCTCAGCAGACTGGTCTTCCACtacagag attccATCGAGTCGTCTACGTTGGAGCAGCTCCTCCATAACGTGTGTTTGCTGCTGACGTGCCGCACGCGTCAAATCCTGAAGGTCGCACTTGGCTTCCTCAAGGTCATCCTGTACGTTCTGGACGTCAAGACCCTCGCTGGCCATCTCACTGTCATG ATGGAGGCCATTGGGAACATCAAGGATGACATGCGTCGCCATTTCAGAGGCAGCCTGAAGAGCATCTTTACTAAACTCATCCGCAAGTTTgg gtttgagCTGGTGAAGGACATGTTGCCTGCGGAACATCATAAAGTCTTGGCGAACATCCGGAAGGTGGAGGCGCGGTctaagaggaagagggaggccctgaaggcagaggaggaggggtcAGACAGTGAGGCCGACGCCCCCAAAGCCAGAGGAGACAG TATTGAGGATATTCTGGCAGACAGCGACTCTGACATGTCTGAGGAGGAGGGGCCTAAGAAAAAGGCTGTAAAGAAGACTGTGAAGAAGAAGGGCGGGGCTTGGCTGAAGGAGGGGCTTAGCGATGAGCCACTTAACTTCCTGGATCCTGGAGCTTCACAGAGAGTTCTGG cCACAAACCCTGAGGTGAAGACCCGTAAGGCGCAGCACGGCTTCAAGGTGACATCAGACGGACGCCTCCTCattgaggatgaggaggacaaacagaaaaagagcaaag CTGCTGAGGCAGGAGACCTGGAGGACATTCTTGAGGAGGCGGGAATTAAGAGT aAGAAAAGCCAAAAAAGGAAAGCAAACGACGACCTTGATGATGACATGGAGGTGGAGTCCCAGTCCAGatataaag cGGGAGGTGTAGGCATCCACCGGCCACTAGGGGGCAGACAGGAGTCAGGAGCAGACTACAGAGCAAAG aaGGGGAAAGGAGACGTTAAGAAGAAGGGCAAAGTGGACCCCTACGCCTACATCCCACTAAAGAAAGCACAGCTTAaccgcag GAAGAAGGCCAAGCTGCAGGGCCAATTTAAGGGGATGGTGCGCGGAGCCCACAAGGGGGCGCTAGCAGCCAAGAGGATGAAGAAGAACCAGAAACGTGCATGA